The DNA window tatgaaaaagtaatgGATTGGTTgcgttataaaattcaaataaattaaggtctaattaacaaaatatatgagTTTGCACTGCTGAAAAACTCGAGCAAAAACATGTAGGATGACGATACGTTTCCATGCGAGTATTTCTGCTGCGTAAACCCAAAAggaaattagataaaaattataaaatgtttttatgaatTAGTAGAACacaattactaatttaaataccaTGAAACAACAccgtaataattaaatgaagatTTTACTAAGGTGCACAGagtaagaataaattttatcatatcAAGTCGTAATTTTATTAGACAGTAGAATAATAATGTGAATATGACTACACTaccattaagaaaaaaatcgttCAAGTAACTTGTAACACTCTTTAATAATGAGATAGTACTCTTTCACatatcataatataatattttagacatgttagtacaaaaaaaaacttcagcTGTATTGCACACATTTCACAATCATCATGAGAAATGAGaagggaacgcacagaaagaagatatatCACCTTCCTAAGCGTCAACTCCTCCGCTAAATCGACTTAatcttcccatcatttccttataagaaaagggtgggaagtgACGTGGACTTAAATTAGGCCTCAAACGCGCAATCGCTTCCTTATAAGCCTTTCATTTGTGATGTCGatccggcccattcgtgcacccaaaaaatattgttgttgcgggatttacgactatttaatacattcatacaactattagaataaattaatagtagAAGATATAAATAGTACTTGATATTTACACGGTAGTCACTTCAACGTACGGATCACTGTTCCattcaataacattataattactccatacaaaATTGCCCTTAATCGATAACGGAGCTTCTAATGCCAAATACAAAATAGCTTTAGCACCTTCTTCGTATACTTTAGCCGTCTTCCTTCCTTCTCTAGTCGAAACATTTCCAGgatttacacaatttattacaatgcCTTTATCAGACCATTCTCTATGTTGCAGAAATGTAACAGCGTTTAAGGAAACTTTACTGACTGCTGTCACACTCATGCCCCATCCTTCAGTCTTCTCGATACCCTTCCTTGCAGCTTCCTCGTACTCCTGCATGATAGCTACTAGCTCATCTTCTGTGAGATACGGATCGCTAATTCTTCGTCTGATATCTTCGTTTTCAATTGTAGCTAACAATCCTGCTGGTCCTGATACATTCACTACTCTTGCGTTTTCACTAAGTATTGGATAAACTAATTTTCCAAAATTAATATAGCCGTAGAAATTCACACTTAATGTCCTTCTCACTTTTTCAGCatgcgttatttttttatccgtCGGCACGTACTCCGTATTGTTGATTAGTAAATCAATTCTTTCATCCAGATCTTGTATATGATGTCGCAATTTGATAATACTTTTCGTATAAGTTATATCCATTTGGATGAATTCCACATCAGCGGTTCCTTCCAATGTCTCTTGTATATTGTATCCAGTCGAGGCATCTTCTGTTGTGAAGTAAATCTTTCCTTTGTACAAtgttgtaagtttttttagtaCATGAAAACCTAAATTGCTCGCTGCTCCAACTACCAAAGCAACGTTAGTCATAGTGTCTAGAATAATACTAGTATTAAATACGGCTTTATCGCTGTTATCAGGGGCCATCGCATCCCGAGCTGCGTTATCAGAAAACTGACAGCGTATAGCGAGCGAGATAAGTTTTCGTGTAAGATATTATAGTGAAAATATCGAGTACTGGTCACCTtgacataaatttttatggCGTGGAATTTTCACGTTTTGTGAAATCCACCTCTAAGAGTACACTTTGTCAATCCGAATATAATTTATCGAAGAACCTCTTTATGACTGCTCTGATTATGTTTGctttattatgattttgtttCTTTGGAATCATTgtttatctttgttttctgCTTCTGCAGGTCACAATTTTACATccgaatatttttgatattaattaaccTTGTGGATATGaacaaacttattataaacaatgaaatgGTGCGTTGTCCTACAAAGtgatttaagattaattaGGAATGTTGTAATCAGTAGCAGTTCCTCCTTCACAACATCGACGTAatgtagattaaataaaattattgacagataacaatatctaaacgatttaatttttcataatctTTATCTATAAAATTCAGAAcgtgtttcaaataaatgtagTGTAGTTGTTTAACTTATACACACTCACTactattctattattttaactatctATATGTATCTAATAATActtgcatatttttatttgaattgcaCTTTACTCGAGTATAgttattgatttgtttttaatttgcgcCATTAGTAACAGACGCTCTCAGTTCGGTCGTTTCGTAATGGCGTCATTTTAGTTTCACTGCGACTGTCGATAGTTAAGTCAATCTGTCgattataagaaatttaaaagttatttttagggtaaactaaaaataactacTTAGCAGTCTTAGTTAATTcgtttcaaagtaaaattatagcTACGAAAAGAGATTTTCTGAACTTGGAATATAAACTAATCACATTTCGAATCGGCTTAAAGTGtttttatgtcataaaatttgtactaaaaaacttaaaacaataattctttgaatatttaggttattaattacgtaaacgttttactataaaaacaacataacattttatagtaaCGTTGAAACAATAGAGGTTCAATCAAACGGGGCTTTGCGTGTAGGCTATCGCACCGGAAGTGCTGTTCCGGCATGTTTTTCCGGTTCCCAGTTGTTAGCCGGAGCTTTATTAAGTCAAACTATGTAGTTTACATTTAATGGATGTTGTAAAgggatattttatatattatatccCTCATCCCGCATCCCTTTTGACGTCACATCATAGttccatatattttaatttgtcttcTTTTTCCGATTGGAGTATCTACGATTTATAATCTCTTTAGTTTCTGTGTAAAAGAGcaaagagttacatctcttaTTTCACCTGTCTTATTGGAGATGTGTAACTCTTTTCGTTAGAATTGtcgatattttaaatgtctatgtcttgttaaaaatataaggagcaataa is part of the Papilio machaon chromosome 4, ilPapMach1.1, whole genome shotgun sequence genome and encodes:
- the LOC106718996 gene encoding short-chain dehydrogenase/reductase eriB — its product is MAPDNSDKAVFNTSIILDTMTNVALVVGAASNLGFHVLKKLTTLYKGKIYFTTEDASTGYNIQETLEGTADVEFIQMDITYTKSIIKLRHHIQDLDERIDLLINNTEYVPTDKKITHAEKVRRTLSVNFYGYINFGKLVYPILSENARVVNVSGPAGLLATIENEDIRRRISDPYLTEDELVAIMQEYEEAARKGIEKTEGWGMSVTAVSKVSLNAVTFLQHREWSDKGIVINCVNPGNVSTREGRKTAKVYEEGAKAILYLALEAPLSIKGNFVWSNYNVIEWNSDPYVEVTTV